A single genomic interval of Megalobrama amblycephala isolate DHTTF-2021 linkage group LG17, ASM1881202v1, whole genome shotgun sequence harbors:
- the afg3l2 gene encoding AFG3-like protein 2: protein MAHRYLHLSRGCRNLLHALLPNVRSTNRVQSVQGVGQIALDRSSLLSQVLGTYRRLCSKPPKGFEKYFPNNKNGSPKNGEPKPSNGEVKEAKPTNAHKTAGGSGSSGGGGGGGGGKRGGRKDESTWYSRLQKGDMPWDDKEFRMYFLCGTAFWAAVTYYFFFRDGGREVTWKDFVNGYLAKGVVDRLEVVNKRYVKVIFTPGKTPVDGQYVWFNIGSVDTFERNLETAQLEMGIEGENRLPVVYSTESDGSFLLSMLPTILIIGFLLFMLRRGPAGAGRPGRGMGGLFSVSETTAKVLRDEIDVKFKDVAGCEEAKLEIMEFVNFLKNPKQYQDLGAKIPKGAILTGPPGTGKTLLAKATAGEANVPFITVNGSEFLEMFVGVGPARVRDLFVLARKNAPCILFIDEIDAVGRKRGRGNFGGQSEQENTLNQLLVEMDGFNTATNVVVLAGTNRPDILDPALMRPGRFDRQIYIGPPDIKGRASIFKVHLRPLKLEADLNRESLARKMAALTPGFSGADIANVCNEAALIAARHLSDAINQKHFEQAIERVIGGLEKKTQVLQPDEKKTVAYHEAGHAVAGWFLEHADPLLKVSIIPRGKGLGYAQYLPKEQYLYTKEQLLDRMCMTLGGRVSEEIFFGRITTGAQDDLKKVTQSAYAQIVQFGMNEKVGQVSFDLPRQGEMVLEKPYSEATARLIDTEVRDLISMAYERTMQLLSEKKAEVEKVALRLLEKEVLDKNDMVELLGRRPFAEKSTYEEFVEGTGSMDEDTSLPEGLKDWNKERGSEKEESTEEQVARQITGGMPF, encoded by the exons ATGGCACACCGATATCTGCATCTGTCAAGAGGCTGCAGGAACCTTCTCCACGCTCTGCTGCCAAATGTCAGATCAACAAACCGTGTGCAATCG GTTCAGGGTGTTGGACAAATTGCCCTAGACAGAAGTTCCTTGCTCTCTCAGGTCTTGGGCACCTATAGAAGATTATGCTCCAAACCTCCCAAAG GATTTGAAAAATACTtccctaataataaaaatggtaGTCCAAAAAACGGTGAGCCCAAGCCATCCAATGGAGAAGTCAAAG aggccAAACCAACCAATGCTCATAAGACCGCTGGTGGAAGTGGAAGtagtggaggaggaggaggaggaggaggaggaaaaagAGGAGGGCGGAAAGATGAATCCACTTGGTACAGCCGTCTCCAAAAG GGTGATATGCCATGGGACGATAAAGAGTTTCGCATGTATTTCCTTTGTGGAACGGCCTTCTGGGCAGCTGTCACATATTATTTCTTCTTTCGAGATGGAGGAAGGGAGGTCACCTGGAAAGACTTTGTAAATGGTTATCTTGCTAAAGGAGTG GTTGACagattggaggttgtaaacaaACGATATGTAAAAGTCATCTTTACCCCTGGTAAAACTCCAGTTGATGGG CAATATGTGTGGTTCAACATCGGCAGCGTGGACACATTTGAGCGGAACCTAGAGACTGCTCAGCTAGAGATGGGTATTGAAGGAGAGAACAGACTGCCGGTGGTCTATTCCACAGAAAGTGATGG GTCGTTCCTCCTTAGCATGTTGCCCACCATACTGATCATTGGGTTCTTGCTGTTCATGCTGAGGAGAGGGCCAGCCGGGGCAGGGCGGCCGGGGAGGGGAATGGGTGGGCTCTTCAGCGTCAGTGAGACCACGGCCAAAGTACTACGAGACGAGATTGACGTCAAGTTCAAGGATGTGGCTGGCTGTGAGGAGGCCAAGTTGGAGATCATGGAATTTGTTAACTTCCTTAAGAACCCAAAACAGTACCAGGATTTGGGTGCCAAGATTCCAAAG GGGGCTATTTTGACAGGACCCCCGGGCACGGGAAAGACTTTACTAGCCAAAGCCACTGCAGGAGAGGCCAACGTCCCCTTCATCACTGTGAATGGATCAGAGTTCTTAGAAATGTTTGTAGGGGTTGGGCCAGCCAGG GTTCGGGATCTCTTTGTATTAGCTCGGAAGAATGCCCCATGCATTCTCTTCATAGATGAGATCGATGCTGTTGGAAGAAAGAGAGGCAGAGGCAACTTCGGTGGACAGAGTGAACAAGAGAACACACTCAACCAGTTACTAGTTGAGATGGATG GATTTAACACTGCTACCAATGTTGTAGTGCTGGCAGGCACCAATAGACCGGATATTCTAGATCCAGCTCTGATGAGGCCTGGACGCTTTGATAGACAGATATATATCG GGCCACCGGATATCAAAGGCAGAGCCTCTATATTCAAAGTCCATCTGAGACCACTAAAGCTGGAGGCAGATTTGAACAGAGAAAGTCTGGCAAGGAAAATGGCTGCTCTGACACCCGGTTTTTCAG GTGCGGACATCGCTAATGTGTGCAACGAGGCTGCGCTAATTGCAGCCCGCCACCTTTCTGATGCCATCAACCAAAAACACTTTGAGCAAGCCATTGAACGAGTAATTGGGG GACTTGAGAAGAAGACACAGGTGCTGCAGCCAGATGAGAAGAAGACAGTGGCTTACCATGAGGCTGGTCATGCTGTAGCTGGCTGGTTCCTTGAGCACGCTGACCCTTTGCTTAAA GTGTCCATCATCCCACGTGGGAAGGGTTTGGGCTATGCCCAGTATTTGCCTAAAGAGCAGTACCTGTACACCAAGGAGCAGCTTTTGGACAGGATGTGCATGACACTGGGTGGACGTGTGTCTGAGGAGATCTTTTTTGGCCGCATTACCACAGGGGCACAGGATGACCTGAAGAAGGTGACACAGAGTGCCTATGCACAG ATTGTGCAGTTTGGCATGAATGAAAAGGTAGGGCAGGTATCGTTTGACCTGCCGCGACAGGGAGAAATGGTTCTGGAGAAGCCCTACAGCGAGGCCACGGCACGCCTCATCGACACAGAGGTCAGAGACCTCATCAGCATGGCCTATGAACGCACAATGCAGCTGCTCTCGGAGAAGAAGGCTGAGGTGGAGAAG gtggcactgcgtCTACTGGAGAAGGAGGTGCTGGATAAGAATGACATGGTGGAGCTTCTGGGCCGAAGGCCGTTTGCTGAAAAGTCAACATATGAAGAGTTTGTTGAGGGAACGGGAAGCATGGACGAGGACACATCACTGCCAGAGGGCCTGAAGGACTGGAACAAGGAGCGCGGCAGCGAGAAGGAGGAAAGTACGGAGGAGCAGGTGGCCCGACAGATCACTGGTGGTATGCCCTTCTGA